TATCACTACCTCTTTTAGTAATAGCCCATGATATTAAGTATTAcgttagaaaataaaatgtgtgTAAAATATGTGGTTCATTacattgagttaattttaactttaaatgcagctagaaaataaaaaatcactctGATCAAGCCTTGTTATTCAAATAGATTACAACAATCTTGAAATTATAGTTATGAAATCTAATTCAACACCATATTTAATTAAGTGCTTGAATAATGAAGTTGCTAAATCAATTCATTCAAGACCATATTcttgtgtttttaatatttttaaacaagtttaatttttttgccgGATTTTCTTCAAGTTGAGAGTAAAAAGTTGAAGCTGCTACAAGAAGGAACAATTGGGCTGAAAAACCTTTTGAAGGCTAGGTAGATCTCGCAGCAATTTCTTTTGATTGGGCCTTGGaggaaaataaatgtaaaatgtAGTGCGAGGCTAGCTAGGAGGTATCGATTGTAATATTGCTGGATCATTTTGTCCAGCCCATCAAGTCATggtatatttgtaatattttcaGTCATCAATTTCTGGATCCAGGGGTCATTATGACAGCTCATGCAGCTATTGTCTATGAAAATCGTTCATGTGTCTTAACATGAACGCACACACAAACCTAGGAGTCATTGAGTTTTGGTGAGGGGTAGAATTTCTAGAAcgaattttatagttttggttGACCAAACCGATGAGACTAAGGGAGTGTTAGGTACGGTGTTacataagttgttttttaaaataatttttttattataaatatattaaaataatattttttatattttaaaaatttatttttatcacctAACACGTTAAAGGAAtccaaatacatttaaaaaattaatttaaaattaaagattcaAATTTTACTGAAATCACGTGCAACTACATTGATAAACAGTGTTCAAACTCGATGCAAATCAAGATTAacttatatcttttatttaaataaaatgaaaaagaattaaaagtccGGCCATTATTGCAAACTAATtggtataataaaaaattttaaaaaggcGATCAGATTGGCTTTTTAGTCCAGATACAATTTCTCCTTGTTTAAGGGACCTAATATTTAACAAATCCATGTCTTAATCAACACAAAAATCCTGACCAATATGAAGGCAGTCCCCACTGTATTGCAACCAAAAGCTCCTCCGCTTGGCCTTTAGCAGACTAATCTGTCAGAATCTTTTGTCTGCTTCAGCTTTAATCACAATATTCcctaacttttatttttcatattttattattctcttgTACGTCGCGAGTCATGTGTTAAGCTTTTTTCAGAAACTTGTCGTTGTACACTGTCGAAACAGTGTCAGCTCCTCTCTTTTCACCTAAtccttaaaacaaaacaaattacctTTTCTTGTCTGGATATTATTGCTGTTATTTGCAGGTGCAGGGTGCTTGTTTATGCAATGCAGCAGCCTCCTCCATTTTTAATTACGCAGCACCGGCTCAGTTTAGCAGAGAGGTACCGGTGGCTGTTTGAAAGTACATGCCAAGAGCTTCGTTCCAAATTACTATATAAAAACttctttgaaaatatagttgggattgtttttttaaataattttttatattaaaatatatattaataatttttttattttttttaaaaattatttttcacatcaacatatcaataatttaaaaatattaaaaaaatattaatttaaaaataaaaaaaatattttttaaaacactaaaaaagagCCTTGACTGTCCTTTTAATGACCAAATTGCGAAAAAGAAGCTGTGGTCAATTATTGATTTATCATCCACAGCCACTAGACGACAGCCTCCCTTAACGTATGTAGATGATGAATCTTATTACGGCCATCGGATCTGTAAGACGTTTTTGCCCCTCCATGTTACAGTCTCCTTTCATTTCACCTTTGATGAgtttccaaatattaaaattaaattaaattaaaaaaaaaactaaaagacgAGGGGACCTTTTTTACCCCTTCTCAcattactatttatttaaatattttttttaattttaattttatttttaatattaggtatATTAAGAgttgaattttgtaatttatttatttttttaggaggTTATTCAAATTTCATGACTTAAATCACACTTTAGCCAATTtacttgagaatttttttttaattttttagttaatattttttttctcttagttttatcctttaatattagattgattgagaattaaattatgttatttgttttggtttgctttaatGAGGTTATATCAATCTTGTGGCTTGGATCACGAGTTTGGTTATTAATCCGAGTtgatttgagttgtttttttatgtatttttttaattttaattacatcaatcaatgttatttttattacgaattaagtttcataatttattttaatttgatttctattaGGGTATCTTGATCTTATAGCATAAGTTcacttggattatttttttaattttttaattgatttttttaatttcatcgttcaatattgagtttattaaaaattaggtCTCATGAGTTGCTTGCTATggggtgtgttttttttaatgattttagaaTCTAAAATGTGGATTGATaagttaacctgagttaactcgTATCAATTCAACATGTTAtcgttttaaaatttttaaaaaatattattttaaatatttactttgggttaaactatatttttatttgtcatttgagttacattaatattttttatgttaaaaatgatgtaaaatATATCTGACAAATATATTATACTTTTTGAAATCTTTATTAAATTGAAGACTAGAAATACTGTCCACACATGTCACTTAAAGCGGATGTGCaaataatctagaaaaaaaaacaaaggaggtCATTTTCCAATAAGAAATCTAAAATCTTTTTTCTCTCCAGCAGCCTTTGTAGTAACTCGAAAAAACTTTACAGCAATCATGAAGGCCATGATCAATACCCATagttcctttcttttattttttaattaatcacgAACTACGTACCCCTCGTTGTCTCGCacgaacaaaatataaataagtggTAGTTGAGTGCCTTCTCTCCCACTTGGAATGTTAGATTCACAGTAGTGCTGACCGAAACAGCAACCCAGAGAAGTGAACACCTTCCCCTTTTCTCCTCTTCGTCTCTCTTCTCTAACACAGTGCACTCGCAGAACAAGACAAGCGTGTTAATGGCTACTATGAAAAAAGAGTCGGTTAAGCCCATGGGAACCATGCCCAACAAGGGAGCATGGACAGCTGAAGAAGACAGGAAACTGGCTGAGGTTATTGCAACTCATGGTGCCAAAAGATGGAGGACAATCGCATCCAAAGCAGGTAATactttgttgtttattttattttatttttttcttacaaaggaAATAAACAACTTACGACCCAAGTTGAATTATGTGCTCTGTATTGTGATCTAATTCAAGCTTGCTGTGTCTTTGAATTTTCGCAGCTCTCAATAGGTGTGGTAAGAGTTGCAGGCTAAGATGGTTGAATTATTTGAGACCAAACATCAAGAGAGGAAATATATCTGACCAAGAAGAGGACCTCATACTTAGGCTTCATAAACTACTAGGAAACAGGTAATTAATGTTATCCAAACATCAACGGCAAATAGTTACACTCCCAATTGCTCAGCAGTACCTTTTCTGgggagattttatttttttgctctttaTTTGGTTCATGAACATACATGTATTTAGCTCCTTGGTCAGTTTTTgttcaagaaaaacattttcaagGTTTTCTTTTCCCTTCGTTTGTTTAGGTGGTCGCTGATTGCCGGAAGATTACCGGGTCGAACAGATAATGAGATCAAGAACTACTGGAACTCTCATTTgagcaagaaaataaacaaaaaagggaAACAGATTGAAGCTTCAAATAGAGAAGGCCAGAAAACTGAGAAAAAGACTATGGAGATCAGCTTGGAGTTGAAAGAAGATAATACGCCACATAATGGAAGTGAAGAAGGCTCAAATGTAAATTTCAATATAGACGAACTCTTTGATTTCACCGATGCAGATCCTTTGGACATGGAATGGATGAACCGATTCCTTGAAATGGACGAGGCTTAAGTTCTGTTTTGTCATGAAAGTGCGTAAACTTGCTTCTCTCTCGATTTTAGTGCTGTAAATTGTAGTGTAGTTACCAGTTGCTATTAATAATTACTCAGGGCTCCAGAGTGGGTGCGGCTGCTGCATGATGATTCATGAATTTGGAACAGTTTATGTTGTGTGTGGGCTCCTTTCTTTCTCGGGGGAGGCGTTTTTTGGactgattttctttgtttttttaccttCCACGTTAATCGTTAGATGCAAACTTGGCCACAACGCCACTGTaaaattgaaatgaagaaaTCATGGATGGCCATTGCAACGTTAAGAGGAGAAGCATATAAAAACATTGAAGTTTTGGCCCCTGGTTCTTAGATTCCTTGTCAATGGAAGGGTACGTGGTATAAagacaaaagaataaaagaataatgataaaAGTGAGAACAGACATGTCTTCAAGATTATGAAATGCTACGCATGCCTGTTGGGACTCCATTATAGACAAAAGATGCATGTAGTAaactcttttcattttctttttgatcATCAAATTTTCATTGAAGGGTCGCAAAGCTGACATCTACATCCTTTCCAAGCTTTGCAGGATGAGTATACAGCCGAGGACTGATTTTAGAGCTAGAGCTTGTGGTAGCGCCATTGTTGTTAGAAAATTTACATGGTCTTTGACTTCCTAGCTAATGATGGAGTccaaagaataatttttaagcAAATTGTGGGACCGTTATCGagcattaaattgttttttatttcctcCTACATCATTCTTGCTGTAGGTACGAGAATTACAAGAAGAAAACTACAGCCACCTGCTTGATTACAGTACTTAAATCTCAGCTGACCCGAACGAGCATAAAGTGTACAAAATCTATTTACTctatcttcatctttctcagGACCACCTTTGATGATGAACTATGCTATGCATTAATGTTCCTTTTTTTGGGTTGCTGAGGATTCCCTTCTGCTACTTTGCTCGATACAATCTGTCTCTAAAACCTGTCTAGATACGTTCATGGTTATGACCTCAGGAGTTGGCTCGTAGACCAGAGTGGTCCTGCCTAACGGGCTACAAAGAAGAGCTGTTTCACATGTCCAAGAATCAAATGGCCATAAAAGGAGCGCGCAACTTTTTTCCTGTTAAATTCTACATACCAATTTGTCACATCATGAGAGTAAAAGCTGTAGCAGCTGAAAATATCATAGGAAGGACAACAGCCTGGCATCTTTTTAAATTTGCCCAACAAAGATTCTTGGTACAATATATTGTGAGATATCATCACGTTAATTGTATCAAGCCAAAAATTAGATATATCAAATATGAAAAGGATTTGAGAAACCCTAgctatataaaattttagaaaaaaaattactgaaaggagaaaacaaaataatcatgtGTCAGTAAACTTATATTACTAGTTTAAGCataatcacattaaaaaaaaaaaagaatcatactTTTTATGCCTtgcctaaatatattttttttttcataatcaatTCTTTTGTGAATTGATCAAGAGTACCCTTCTTATGAGATCTTGGCCTAGCGATTAAAGGGACTTATTCCTTCTTCTGCATcttgggttcaaacctcaccgtgcacgcctgtcacccctgcggtccttacatgctcactgggtttgcaggatgttcagtgagccacaagctagcccggacacccacgtaaataaaaaaaaaataataaaaaaatataatatgttctttttcttatattttaaattctctCTGTTATCTTTCTTACTTTCcagttattatttattactattaacacatatatttataagaattgCAATCTTTTACGGTTATTGCCAAAATATAACTTTTCATCCTTTTTCCCTTATATTATCttagtaatatatataatattgatatGAATTGGTTTTACTCATTATGGGTGACCTAAAACCATTTTTTCCTTCATCTCCCACTCATACATGATAGGATCAGctctttcattaattttgaaattttttatttgacaaataAATTGTGTGATTAGGCATATTTTGAGAGCTCAATTGCTATACATTTATTAGGAGTATGTAGGTTCTTTAATAATGGGACATAAAGTAGATGTAATATGTAGTACCCTATATCCTTTATCATATCTTTTATTTCTCATGATTTCATTTATTATACTTTCTGTATTCATAATTATGTCTTTTAACATAGACAAACATAACTGGTC
This genomic interval from Populus alba chromosome 1, ASM523922v2, whole genome shotgun sequence contains the following:
- the LOC118034911 gene encoding transcription factor MYB114; this encodes MATMKKESVKPMGTMPNKGAWTAEEDRKLAEVIATHGAKRWRTIASKAALNRCGKSCRLRWLNYLRPNIKRGNISDQEEDLILRLHKLLGNRWSLIAGRLPGRTDNEIKNYWNSHLSKKINKKGKQIEASNREGQKTEKKTMEISLELKEDNTPHNGSEEGSNVNFNIDELFDFTDADPLDMEWMNRFLEMDEA